One Kiritimatiellales bacterium genomic window carries:
- a CDS encoding GntR family transcriptional regulator, which produces MMYKKVPISETAIELANRIEQKIRIKKPAPGTPVKKTKAIAKEYGVSTSCANLAMRLLVQRRLIQRRPRAGTFIADFQRLSASPAAKINFMMPGTGTGIMPELLTDMILGVQSVFPTAEIIFTYYENDAEGGGGGKEINEIIKDNAGQALVLVRAPLKLQRLVSESGLPAIVLGHPFPTVKLPWIDADSIQQGALAAECVLKQHDAPVLLMIQNRIAPGDQLFMDGFKKKLHAAQRNLFSVTEQFVPLDTKVIEHTVKEYLCQQKGRCCIIASMHITDTVLKKIKQLKETKRVYPISIRGINCKLTSADDCTVIDWNISLYEFGEKLGKLLLRRITTNRTGDKTVLSPRIVFPSK; this is translated from the coding sequence ATGATGTATAAAAAAGTACCCATCAGCGAAACCGCAATTGAGCTTGCCAACCGGATTGAACAGAAAATCCGGATAAAAAAACCGGCGCCCGGAACACCGGTTAAAAAGACCAAAGCCATTGCCAAAGAATACGGTGTAAGCACGTCCTGCGCAAATCTGGCGATGCGTCTGCTGGTGCAGCGCCGGCTGATACAGCGCCGCCCGCGCGCCGGCACATTTATCGCCGATTTTCAGCGGCTCTCCGCCTCGCCGGCGGCAAAAATTAATTTTATGATGCCCGGCACAGGCACTGGAATTATGCCGGAATTGCTGACGGATATGATTCTCGGGGTGCAATCAGTTTTTCCGACAGCGGAAATTATTTTTACTTATTATGAGAACGATGCCGAAGGCGGCGGCGGCGGAAAAGAAATCAATGAGATTATAAAAGACAATGCCGGACAGGCGCTGGTGCTGGTGCGCGCACCGTTAAAACTGCAGCGGCTGGTCAGTGAATCCGGATTGCCAGCCATTGTCCTCGGGCACCCTTTTCCGACAGTCAAACTGCCGTGGATTGACGCTGATTCAATTCAGCAGGGAGCCTTGGCGGCGGAATGCGTTCTTAAGCAGCATGATGCTCCGGTTCTGCTGATGATACAAAACCGGATTGCGCCGGGAGATCAGTTATTCATGGACGGCTTTAAGAAAAAACTGCACGCCGCGCAACGGAATCTTTTCAGTGTTACCGAGCAGTTTGTTCCGCTGGATACCAAGGTAATTGAACATACAGTAAAAGAATATCTTTGCCAGCAAAAAGGCCGGTGCTGCATTATTGCATCCATGCATATTACGGATACGGTGCTGAAAAAAATAAAACAGTTAAAAGAGACAAAACGGGTTTATCCCATCAGTATCCGCGGTATTAATTGTAAATTAACCTCTGCAGATGACTGCACGGTAATCGACTGGAATATTTCGTTGTACGAATTCGGAGAAAAACTCGGGAAGCTGCTGTTGCGCCGAATTACGACAAACCGCACTGGCGATAAAACAGTATTGTCTCCACGCATCGTTTTTCCATCCAAATAA
- a CDS encoding dihydrodipicolinate synthase family protein, translating to MKFKLWSAAPTPFTENLQLDLPAVDRMMNHHAALHVDGVMLGGTCGEGPWMPVEDLEQLVTRASAHTAGRFKIAAQITDNSAERMLHHIERMADAGADYAVIAAPYFMMNPTPERILNVYRETIEKSVLPVVCYDRGAGDRYQLTVEQLPELFALKNMGMIKDSSCNAERAAARHAAQQNRPDVAVLCGDEFGMADAVIGDMNGGFLGGAIFNALQAWSILEDIEAGNPDRAQATQKRMNDFMFVVYGGPSISAWLTGLKYFLVRLGIFSTTASYLEYPLAADVRAEIDLLFDGTQREELIEPLLAGKK from the coding sequence ATGAAATTTAAACTTTGGTCGGCAGCGCCGACACCGTTTACAGAAAATTTACAACTTGATCTGCCGGCGGTAGACCGGATGATGAATCATCATGCCGCATTGCATGTCGACGGCGTAATGTTAGGCGGAACATGCGGCGAAGGGCCGTGGATGCCGGTGGAAGATCTTGAACAGTTAGTGACACGTGCATCGGCTCATACGGCCGGCCGATTCAAAATCGCGGCGCAAATAACGGATAATTCTGCGGAGCGGATGCTACATCACATTGAACGCATGGCCGACGCCGGTGCAGATTATGCGGTGATTGCCGCGCCGTATTTTATGATGAACCCGACGCCGGAACGCATTTTAAATGTGTACCGCGAAACGATTGAAAAAAGTGTATTGCCGGTGGTTTGTTATGATCGCGGCGCCGGTGACCGGTATCAGCTGACGGTTGAGCAGCTGCCGGAGCTGTTCGCATTAAAAAATATGGGAATGATTAAAGACAGTTCCTGTAATGCGGAACGCGCAGCGGCACGGCACGCCGCGCAGCAAAACCGTCCGGATGTGGCGGTACTGTGCGGTGATGAATTTGGAATGGCGGATGCGGTGATTGGCGACATGAACGGCGGATTCCTCGGCGGCGCGATTTTTAACGCGCTGCAGGCCTGGTCGATTCTGGAGGATATAGAAGCCGGAAATCCGGATCGTGCGCAGGCAACTCAGAAACGCATGAATGATTTTATGTTCGTCGTGTACGGCGGCCCATCCATCAGTGCCTGGCTGACCGGGCTGAAGTATTTTCTTGTGCGGCTCGGTATTTTTTCCACCACGGCATCGTACCTCGAATATCCGCTGGCTGCTGATGTCCGGGCAGAAATTGATCTGCTGTTCGACGGGACGCAGCGGGAAGAGTTGATTGAGCCGTTACTGGCCGGAAAAAAATAA
- a CDS encoding kelch repeat-containing protein: MKRMIRGVVFMCCMGISSAAELYLDLQKLPDFPAPGVAGPFAGMLGETLVFAGGANFPVSPGEDLLTVPKVWHPDIHTLCTVTGKRWRSEFHLDRPVAYGASVTTPYGIVCMGGEDESTVFKECFLLREENGRFIQVPLPDLPAPCAYGAAAVIDNKIYLAGGQSRKGLDSALYNFWMLDISLLNTGDADFCWQELPAWPGPARTLNLTLAQNNKIYVISGRSGAIDAAVPGSDILQDVYEFNPDGSEWRRCADIPQAVYAGTGAAIDGEKLLILTGIDKATATRPAGSGNSGFSPRAWIYGAIADAWNEITPAQDNQIVTPAIKYNGNIYLISGENGPRRRSLSSWCITPVEK, translated from the coding sequence ATGAAGCGGATGATCAGGGGAGTGGTGTTCATGTGTTGTATGGGAATCAGCAGTGCGGCGGAGCTGTATCTGGATTTACAAAAACTGCCGGACTTTCCTGCGCCGGGAGTCGCCGGCCCGTTCGCCGGCATGTTAGGTGAAACGTTAGTGTTTGCCGGTGGCGCAAATTTTCCGGTGAGTCCCGGTGAAGATTTACTCACAGTGCCGAAAGTGTGGCATCCGGATATTCACACGCTTTGTACGGTCACCGGAAAACGGTGGCGCAGTGAATTTCATTTGGACCGGCCGGTGGCGTACGGTGCATCTGTCACAACGCCGTACGGCATTGTTTGCATGGGTGGCGAAGATGAATCCACCGTATTTAAAGAATGCTTTTTGCTGCGTGAAGAAAACGGACGCTTTATTCAAGTCCCGCTGCCCGATCTGCCGGCGCCCTGTGCGTATGGCGCGGCGGCGGTGATTGATAATAAAATTTATCTGGCCGGCGGACAGAGCAGAAAAGGGCTGGATAGCGCGTTGTACAATTTCTGGATGCTGGACATATCATTACTAAACACCGGCGACGCAGATTTTTGCTGGCAGGAACTGCCGGCGTGGCCGGGACCGGCGCGTACACTGAATCTGACACTGGCACAGAACAACAAAATTTATGTGATCAGTGGACGAAGCGGTGCGATTGATGCCGCAGTTCCGGGCAGCGATATCCTGCAGGATGTGTACGAATTTAATCCCGATGGCAGTGAATGGCGCCGGTGCGCAGATATTCCTCAGGCCGTGTATGCCGGCACCGGCGCGGCGATCGACGGTGAAAAACTTTTAATTCTCACCGGTATCGACAAAGCGACTGCGACACGGCCCGCCGGTAGCGGAAATTCAGGATTTTCGCCGCGCGCGTGGATTTATGGTGCCATTGCCGATGCATGGAACGAAATCACACCGGCGCAGGATAATCAGATTGTAACTCCGGCAATTAAATATAACGGAAACATTTATTTGATCTCCGGCGAAAACGGCCCGCGCCGGCGCAGTTTGAGTTCATGGTGTATCACGCCGGTAGAAAAATAA
- a CDS encoding sodium/solute symporter (Members of the Solute:Sodium Symporter (SSS), TC 2.A.21 as described in tcdb.org, catalyze solute:Na+ symport. Known solutes for members of the family include sugars, amino acids, nucleosides, inositols, vitamins, urea or anions, depending on the system.), whose amino-acid sequence MLKIILVWSAFLTSAFATSFEELRPLAVETLRHELSNTDEQIRMKAATALLQLGYIDGLEEYADKMEQLTPLTEPLVSSDRAYYIPLLTDSSADVRIAAAESLLRLERQHTGRLGFIDWLVLGGYFLSLILIGAYYARKAQTADDYLLGGRNMKAWMVGLSLFAALLSTASYMSVPGEIVKHGPMILAQLTAIPLIIWVVGWFLIPTFMKLRVTSANEILEMNLGLSVRMLGSAFFLLSRLAWMAMIIFITAKAILGPILGAGPQHLPWLCLLLGVITMAYTSSGGMKAAVLADVIQSFILYFGAIISIVFITVQLKGFSWFPAQWAPTWDPPVIWFDTKARVTFAGAGMMMFFWYICTAGSDQVAVQRYLATKDLKAARSAFNVNIIAAALVIILLGILGFALYGYFQACPHKLADGMNIRVDADRIFPHFIVSGLPPGISGLIVAGLMAAALSSLSAGLNSTCAVVTVDFLDRFSRKKLAEKKHVHRARLVSLSIGVLVVLMSLLMNRVPGNFTEVINKIANLMVAPLFLLFFMAIFVPFANAIGTWIGAAVSVAAAVAIAFFSIFGLSFLWILPCSLISGIIAGVIISLLTGGKKKERG is encoded by the coding sequence ATGTTAAAAATAATTTTAGTCTGGTCTGCATTTTTAACTTCAGCATTCGCAACGTCTTTTGAGGAACTGCGCCCGCTGGCGGTTGAAACGCTGCGGCACGAATTATCTAACACCGACGAACAAATTCGAATGAAAGCCGCCACCGCACTGCTTCAGCTCGGATATATCGACGGGCTGGAAGAATACGCGGATAAAATGGAACAATTAACACCGTTAACTGAACCGCTGGTTTCATCTGATCGTGCATATTACATTCCGCTATTGACCGATTCCTCAGCAGACGTGCGCATTGCTGCGGCCGAATCGCTGCTGCGGCTGGAGCGCCAGCACACCGGACGGCTGGGTTTCATCGACTGGCTGGTGCTGGGCGGATATTTTCTCTCGCTGATTTTAATCGGCGCCTATTACGCCCGCAAAGCTCAGACCGCCGATGATTATCTGCTCGGCGGACGCAACATGAAAGCGTGGATGGTGGGGCTGTCTCTCTTCGCCGCACTGCTGAGCACCGCATCCTATATGTCCGTGCCCGGCGAGATTGTAAAACACGGCCCGATGATTCTTGCGCAGCTCACCGCGATTCCCTTGATCATCTGGGTGGTCGGCTGGTTTTTAATTCCCACCTTTATGAAACTGCGCGTTACCAGCGCCAATGAAATTCTTGAAATGAATCTTGGATTAAGCGTGCGCATGCTCGGCAGTGCATTTTTTCTGCTGTCCCGCCTGGCGTGGATGGCGATGATTATCTTCATTACCGCCAAAGCCATTCTCGGTCCGATTCTCGGAGCAGGGCCGCAGCACCTGCCGTGGCTCTGCCTGCTCTTAGGTGTAATCACCATGGCCTACACCTCCTCCGGCGGCATGAAAGCCGCGGTGCTGGCCGATGTGATTCAAAGTTTTATTCTCTACTTCGGCGCCATTATTTCCATCGTCTTTATTACCGTTCAGCTCAAAGGCTTCAGCTGGTTTCCGGCGCAGTGGGCGCCGACCTGGGATCCGCCGGTCATCTGGTTCGACACTAAAGCCCGCGTCACCTTTGCCGGCGCCGGCATGATGATGTTTTTCTGGTACATCTGCACCGCCGGTTCTGATCAGGTTGCCGTGCAGCGCTACCTTGCAACCAAAGATCTCAAAGCCGCCCGTTCCGCATTTAACGTCAACATCATCGCCGCCGCACTGGTCATTATCCTGCTCGGTATTCTTGGCTTTGCGCTCTACGGTTATTTTCAGGCGTGTCCGCATAAACTGGCGGACGGCATGAACATCCGTGTGGATGCCGACCGGATCTTCCCGCACTTCATCGTCAGCGGTCTGCCGCCGGGCATTAGCGGCCTGATCGTTGCGGGCTTAATGGCCGCAGCTCTTTCCAGTCTGTCCGCCGGACTCAACTCTACCTGCGCCGTAGTCACAGTGGACTTTCTTGATCGGTTCAGCCGGAAAAAACTGGCGGAGAAAAAGCATGTTCACCGTGCGCGGCTCGTATCCCTCAGCATCGGCGTTCTTGTCGTGCTGATGAGTCTGCTGATGAATCGTGTGCCGGGAAACTTCACCGAAGTGATCAACAAGATTGCCAACCTGATGGTGGCGCCGCTGTTTTTATTATTTTTCATGGCCATCTTCGTTCCGTTTGCCAACGCGATCGGCACCTGGATCGGTGCAGCCGTCAGTGTAGCGGCGGCGGTGGCCATCGCCTTTTTCAGCATCTTCGGACTGAGCTTTCTGTGGATCCTGCCGTGCTCGCTGATCAGCGGAATTATTGCCGGTGTCATCATCAGCCTCCTCACCGGCGGGAAAAAGAAAGAGAGAGGATGA
- a CDS encoding DUF134 domain-containing protein yields MPRPHKKRRICHRAPVTYFKPQGAPIRILETVELAADELEAIRLADYEGLYQEQAAEQMGISRQTFGLIIARAHKKTAEALTFGKAIRVESAQVIMPAVPDKSPRGRGCGCRGRHRCGRQ; encoded by the coding sequence ATGCCAAGACCGCACAAAAAACGGCGAATCTGTCATCGCGCACCCGTAACGTATTTCAAGCCGCAAGGCGCGCCGATACGAATCCTTGAAACGGTGGAACTGGCTGCTGATGAGCTCGAGGCTATCCGGCTGGCCGATTATGAAGGGCTTTATCAGGAACAGGCTGCGGAGCAGATGGGTATTTCGCGCCAGACTTTCGGGTTGATCATCGCCCGGGCACACAAAAAAACAGCGGAAGCGCTGACGTTCGGGAAAGCCATTCGTGTCGAAAGTGCGCAAGTAATCATGCCGGCCGTTCCGGACAAATCACCAAGAGGCAGAGGTTGCGGGTGCCGGGGCCGCCATAGATGCGGTAGACAGTAA
- a CDS encoding DUF5320 domain-containing protein, with amino-acid sequence MPRGDRTGPAGAGPMSGRGMGYCAELNQPGFVTGGGFGRGMGRGFCSRWFAGWRTTPQTLVQPMNNADQIVSLKAQMNRIQQQISALEENA; translated from the coding sequence ATGCCAAGAGGAGATAGAACAGGTCCGGCGGGCGCAGGCCCGATGAGTGGACGCGGCATGGGATACTGTGCCGAATTGAATCAGCCCGGCTTTGTAACGGGCGGCGGTTTCGGCCGTGGAATGGGACGCGGATTCTGCAGCCGGTGGTTTGCCGGATGGCGAACCACTCCGCAAACACTGGTTCAACCGATGAATAACGCAGATCAGATTGTTTCGCTGAAAGCACAGATGAACCGTATTCAGCAGCAGATCAGCGCGCTTGAGGAAAACGCATGA
- a CDS encoding NifB/NifX family molybdenum-iron cluster-binding protein produces MKVAIASSGRDLSAPLDPRFGRAAGFLVVDTETGKITYEPNQQNLNAPQGAGIQAAQNIASSGVGAVISGHFGPKAFRVLTASKIKAYLMTAATAQEALDLFTQGKLTVAQEANAEGHWL; encoded by the coding sequence ATGAAAGTGGCAATTGCGTCCTCAGGCCGTGATCTTTCCGCGCCGCTCGATCCCCGCTTTGGCCGGGCGGCCGGTTTTCTGGTGGTTGACACTGAAACCGGCAAAATAACGTATGAACCCAACCAGCAAAATCTGAATGCACCTCAGGGTGCGGGAATTCAGGCGGCACAGAACATTGCATCAAGCGGGGTCGGGGCTGTGATCAGCGGTCATTTCGGTCCGAAAGCGTTTCGCGTTCTGACGGCGTCGAAAATAAAAGCTTATCTGATGACGGCCGCGACTGCGCAGGAGGCGCTTGATCTGTTTACGCAGGGAAAACTAACGGTCGCACAGGAGGCAAACGCAGAAGGACACTGGCTGTGA
- the tsaA gene encoding tRNA (N6-threonylcarbamoyladenosine(37)-N6)-methyltransferase TrmO: protein MSAVIYHSIGVIHSEHTVPENTPIQPVYAQRCKGAVEVFDTYAGGLADLEGFSHLYLLYHLHRAGPVRLRVKPFLQDTERGIFATRAPCRPNGIGMSIVRLIRREDNILHVQGIDVLNGTPLLDIKPYVTRFDCIQTDRNGWHDEVNEQEAGRRGKRNYE, encoded by the coding sequence GTGAGCGCCGTTATATATCATTCGATTGGCGTGATTCACAGCGAGCATACCGTTCCTGAAAACACGCCGATCCAGCCGGTTTATGCACAGCGTTGTAAAGGAGCCGTTGAAGTATTCGATACATACGCCGGCGGCCTTGCCGATCTGGAAGGATTTTCACACCTCTACCTGTTGTATCATCTTCACCGGGCCGGACCGGTGCGGCTCAGAGTAAAACCGTTTCTGCAGGATACAGAACGCGGTATTTTTGCAACACGGGCGCCCTGCCGACCGAACGGTATCGGCATGAGCATTGTCCGGCTGATCCGCCGGGAAGACAATATACTGCATGTGCAGGGCATTGACGTGCTCAACGGCACACCGCTGCTTGATATCAAACCGTATGTGACACGCTTTGACTGTATTCAGACCGACCGCAACGGCTGGCACGATGAAGTTAACGAACAAGAGGCTGGACGGCGCGGAAAACGGAATTATGAGTGA
- a CDS encoding ATP-binding protein: MKLTNKRLDGAENGIMSDRSAEGSRVQIAIASGKGGTGKTTLAVALAQSFDRPVTLLDCDVEEPNASLFLTLENQMEKSVFVPIPEVDASRCTGCGKCAELCEFNALAVAGRSVLVFSELCHSCGGCARICPEHAITEQPRSIGTIRKGQSGTIQLIEGRLNIGCAMAPPVIRAVKKEAASAPLVLIDCPPGTSCPMVTSITGADFVILVTEPTPFGLHDLTLAVETVRLLNLPFGVVINRADAGDDRVVRYCREQNIRLLLKIPELRKIAELYSRGKSMLTAMPELKQPLNNLLEILR, translated from the coding sequence ATGAAGTTAACGAACAAGAGGCTGGACGGCGCGGAAAACGGAATTATGAGTGATCGCTCCGCAGAAGGTTCCCGCGTGCAGATTGCAATTGCATCAGGAAAAGGCGGTACCGGGAAAACCACGCTGGCCGTTGCGCTGGCGCAGTCATTTGACCGGCCGGTTACTTTGCTGGACTGCGATGTCGAAGAACCCAATGCATCACTTTTCCTGACATTAGAAAATCAGATGGAGAAATCCGTCTTTGTCCCGATTCCTGAGGTTGATGCCTCGCGCTGCACCGGTTGCGGGAAGTGCGCGGAACTCTGCGAGTTCAATGCGCTGGCTGTCGCCGGAAGGTCTGTTCTGGTGTTTTCGGAACTGTGCCACAGTTGCGGCGGCTGTGCCCGCATTTGTCCGGAACATGCAATTACTGAACAGCCCCGTTCCATTGGAACTATTCGCAAAGGGCAAAGCGGAACCATTCAGCTCATTGAAGGCCGGCTGAATATCGGATGTGCCATGGCGCCGCCGGTTATTCGCGCGGTAAAAAAAGAAGCTGCTTCCGCTCCGCTGGTTTTAATCGACTGTCCGCCGGGGACTTCATGTCCAATGGTTACATCGATCACCGGAGCGGATTTTGTAATTCTTGTCACCGAACCGACCCCATTCGGATTGCATGATTTGACGCTGGCGGTTGAAACTGTACGGCTGCTGAATCTTCCGTTCGGTGTGGTGATTAACCGTGCGGATGCGGGCGATGATCGCGTCGTGCGGTATTGCCGGGAACAGAACATCCGCCTGCTGCTGAAAATTCCGGAGTTGCGTAAAATTGCCGAACTCTATTCGCGCGGTAAAAGTATGTTAACGGCTATGCCGGAACTAAAACAGCCCCTGAACAATTTGTTGGAGATCCTGCGGTGA
- a CDS encoding ATP-binding protein, whose product MKELVIISGKGGTGKTSITASFAALAGNAVFADCDVDAADLHLILNPEIHERHEFYSGREAVIREADCTGCGLCEELCRFEAVRLSGEKFQIDPVSCEGCGVCVQFCPVKAIDFHDRLCGEWFFSKTRFGMMVHARLGIGAENSGKLVSTVRQRARQFATMVQADWILTDGPPGTGCPVIASITGADAVLAVTEATLSGQHDLLRVIELAHHFKIRVFICVNKWDINPEMTGQIEKAATESGAAVLPRIPYDSDVTKAQINAQCVVEHGNGPASQAIQELWKGLCSQLQ is encoded by the coding sequence GTGAAAGAACTCGTTATCATCAGCGGCAAAGGCGGAACCGGTAAAACCAGCATTACAGCATCATTTGCCGCGCTGGCCGGCAACGCGGTTTTTGCCGACTGTGATGTCGATGCCGCTGATCTGCATCTGATCCTAAATCCGGAAATCCATGAAAGACATGAGTTTTACAGCGGTCGCGAAGCGGTTATCCGCGAAGCAGACTGTACAGGGTGCGGATTGTGCGAGGAACTCTGCCGGTTTGAGGCCGTAAGACTGTCTGGAGAGAAATTTCAAATCGATCCGGTCTCATGCGAAGGCTGCGGCGTATGCGTGCAGTTCTGTCCGGTCAAGGCGATTGACTTTCATGACCGGCTCTGCGGCGAGTGGTTTTTTTCGAAAACCCGCTTCGGAATGATGGTGCATGCCCGTCTGGGCATCGGTGCGGAGAATTCCGGTAAACTGGTCAGTACCGTCCGGCAGCGGGCCAGACAGTTTGCAACGATGGTTCAGGCAGATTGGATTTTAACGGATGGACCGCCAGGTACCGGCTGTCCGGTGATTGCATCGATTACCGGTGCAGACGCAGTACTGGCAGTCACTGAAGCGACACTGTCCGGACAGCATGATTTGCTGCGCGTGATCGAACTGGCGCACCATTTTAAAATCCGTGTTTTCATCTGTGTCAACAAATGGGATATTAATCCGGAAATGACCGGCCAAATTGAAAAAGCTGCAACAGAGTCTGGCGCGGCCGTTCTGCCGCGCATTCCGTATGACAGCGATGTAACCAAAGCGCAAATCAATGCGCAGTGCGTTGTAGAGCACGGAAACGGGCCCGCATCTCAGGCAATTCAGGAACTGTGGAAAGGACTATGCAGTCAGCTGCAATAA
- a CDS encoding CGGC domain-containing protein — protein sequence MKKAGIIRCQQTEDICPGTTDFKVAKEGRLAFEEIGPVEIMGFVSCGGCPGKRAVARSKMLVDRGAEIIVFASCISKGNPIGYPCPHYTGMRNAVIKAVGPDLKILEYTH from the coding sequence ATGAAAAAAGCAGGTATTATCCGGTGTCAGCAAACCGAAGATATTTGTCCGGGAACAACTGACTTCAAAGTTGCTAAAGAAGGCCGGCTCGCGTTTGAGGAGATTGGACCGGTTGAAATTATGGGCTTTGTTTCCTGTGGCGGCTGTCCCGGTAAGCGGGCTGTTGCTCGCTCAAAAATGTTGGTTGACCGCGGCGCAGAAATCATCGTTTTCGCCTCCTGCATTTCGAAAGGCAACCCCATCGGCTATCCCTGTCCGCACTATACCGGCATGCGCAACGCCGTCATAAAAGCCGTCGGCCCGGATCTAAAAATTCTTGAATACACCCATTGA